From Desulfobulbaceae bacterium, one genomic window encodes:
- a CDS encoding PilZ domain-containing protein, whose amino-acid sequence MPPIAKPEKRKHKRFPLADDTVAISDAGIGNVLDISEGGFAVKYLKPKDLSDECDAVVFSAEKDFLVSELPIKVVRKDEIEVSPQGDATTQTVGVTFNNPSPGQHEQIKKFVADLSES is encoded by the coding sequence ATGCCCCCAATTGCTAAGCCAGAGAAGCGAAAGCACAAGCGATTTCCCTTGGCCGATGATACGGTTGCGATCAGTGATGCCGGTATCGGTAATGTGTTGGATATCAGTGAGGGCGGTTTTGCCGTCAAGTACTTGAAGCCTAAAGATCTATCTGACGAATGTGATGCGGTGGTTTTTAGCGCCGAGAAGGATTTTTTGGTGTCTGAACTGCCGATAAAAGTAGTCCGTAAGGATGAAATAGAGGTGTCGCCTCAGGGTGATGCCACAACCCAAACGGTAGGAGTCACGTTTAATAATCCTTCCCCTGGTCAACACGAGCAGATCAAGAAATTTGTTGCGGACTTGTCTGAGAGCTGA
- a CDS encoding ATPase, whose protein sequence is MDKSQYGRRDRLIQEDRHDTYQERCKWPEPTVCSECGAVFSEGRWSWWEVASDAHTIVCPACQRIMDAYPAGLLELRGAFFDSHRQEINNLIRNIEEQEKGAHPMERIMAIAPEGDHVLVTTTGVHLARRIGEALHHAYQGDLDFAYGDAEKSIRVAWCRE, encoded by the coding sequence ATGGATAAAAGTCAATATGGAAGAAGGGACCGACTTATTCAGGAAGACCGACACGACACCTATCAGGAACGATGCAAGTGGCCGGAGCCTACGGTCTGCAGCGAATGTGGTGCGGTATTTTCGGAAGGCCGCTGGTCGTGGTGGGAGGTGGCGTCTGATGCTCATACCATTGTCTGCCCGGCCTGTCAGCGGATTATGGATGCCTATCCCGCCGGTTTACTTGAGTTGCGAGGGGCATTTTTTGATAGCCATCGTCAGGAGATCAATAACCTGATCCGCAATATTGAGGAGCAGGAAAAGGGGGCTCATCCCATGGAGCGAATTATGGCTATTGCTCCAGAAGGGGACCATGTTCTAGTCACAACCACAGGGGTTCATCTGGCACGGCGGATTGGCGAGGCCTTGCATCATGCCTACCAGGGGGACCTTGATTTTGCCTATGGTGATGCCGAAAAAAGTATCCGGGTCGCTTGGTGCCGAGAATAG
- a CDS encoding type II toxin-antitoxin system RelE/ParE family toxin: MSTSFKVHWASIAEDDFKNIILYIEEDSPSNARNIFEKIKETALILTHFPESGRIVPELQDQGIFLYRELILAPWRIVYRISDNKVYVLLVIDSRQNVEDILLKRLIR; the protein is encoded by the coding sequence ATGAGCACATCATTTAAAGTTCACTGGGCCAGTATTGCTGAAGATGACTTTAAAAATATAATCCTGTATATTGAAGAAGATAGCCCCTCAAATGCTAGAAATATTTTTGAGAAAATAAAAGAAACAGCATTAATCCTCACCCATTTTCCGGAAAGTGGTCGTATCGTTCCAGAGTTGCAAGATCAAGGTATATTTCTTTATCGCGAACTCATCTTAGCGCCGTGGAGAATCGTATACCGAATTTCTGACAATAAAGTCTACGTATTGTTGGTAATTGATTCACGTCAGAACGTTGAAGACATCTTACTGAAAAGACTTATAAGATAG